Proteins encoded together in one uncultured Sphaerochaeta sp. window:
- the nagZ gene encoding beta-N-acetylhexosaminidase — protein MDLELSLACRIGQHLMCGLPGYTLDDAFREAVRKYKISNVILFSRNIRDKEQLFALCADIQELVQAECGVPALIGIDQEGGMVSRLSSDCTIVPSAMAIGATGDERCALRAGILTGRELSALGVNVDFAPSLDMNSNPRNPVIGVRSYGDDPDVVSRFARSMVDGIQSQGVMAVGKHFPGHGDTHQDSHFVLPAVGGELSDLQNHILPFSEAVRGGIQGIMSSHILFPDIEKEHVPATMSPFFMTELLKNTLGFKGLVFSDCMEMHAIAKHSGTVDGTVSAMKAGVDVVLISHTISLGIVAAEAIATALEEGSLSREVFDASTEKILLAKEMLQESERKPLSVVGSALHTRENQRLYAQGLTVVQDAPFALGDNPLFVGVTCFQATVVSSEEHEVVFAPDMARLVGGSSLVVSENPDEKEIQRVLSGARGCSSVVVGTYNGHQYPGQIALANALAKDHPVLTVALRNPYDLAELDVRIRSIAAYAYNRDTILALARLLKKEISATGILPVQLVRT, from the coding sequence TGCCTGGCTACACCCTGGACGATGCATTTAGGGAAGCTGTAAGGAAGTACAAGATTTCCAATGTTATCCTGTTTTCCAGGAATATCAGGGACAAGGAGCAACTGTTTGCACTCTGTGCTGATATACAGGAGTTGGTGCAAGCAGAGTGTGGTGTCCCAGCCCTGATCGGTATCGACCAGGAGGGAGGTATGGTCAGTCGTCTCTCCAGTGATTGTACGATAGTCCCCTCTGCCATGGCCATTGGGGCTACCGGTGATGAGCGTTGTGCCCTGCGGGCAGGTATTCTTACAGGGCGGGAACTCTCTGCTTTGGGCGTCAATGTGGACTTTGCTCCTTCTCTGGATATGAACAGCAATCCACGTAACCCTGTCATAGGGGTACGCAGTTATGGTGATGATCCCGATGTGGTTTCGCGTTTTGCCCGATCCATGGTTGATGGTATCCAAAGCCAAGGGGTGATGGCTGTTGGGAAACACTTTCCCGGGCATGGGGATACACACCAGGACTCCCATTTCGTACTTCCTGCCGTAGGTGGAGAACTTTCAGACCTTCAGAACCACATATTGCCCTTCAGTGAGGCAGTGAGGGGAGGGATCCAGGGTATCATGAGTAGTCATATCCTGTTCCCCGATATTGAGAAAGAGCATGTTCCAGCAACCATGAGCCCCTTCTTCATGACTGAATTGCTCAAGAATACCTTGGGTTTCAAGGGTCTGGTGTTCAGCGACTGCATGGAGATGCATGCAATTGCAAAGCATTCAGGGACTGTTGACGGTACGGTCTCTGCGATGAAGGCAGGAGTGGATGTGGTTTTGATCAGTCACACAATAAGCCTCGGTATCGTCGCAGCAGAAGCTATTGCCACGGCCCTGGAAGAGGGGAGCCTCTCACGTGAAGTATTCGATGCCTCAACAGAGAAGATCCTTCTTGCTAAGGAAATGCTTCAGGAATCAGAGAGAAAGCCTTTGTCAGTAGTTGGCAGTGCACTGCACACCCGGGAGAACCAGAGGCTCTACGCTCAGGGCCTTACCGTGGTACAGGATGCTCCCTTTGCACTGGGAGACAACCCCTTGTTCGTGGGAGTGACCTGTTTTCAGGCAACAGTAGTGTCCAGTGAGGAACATGAGGTGGTATTCGCCCCTGATATGGCCCGCCTTGTCGGGGGCAGTTCACTCGTTGTCAGTGAGAATCCTGATGAGAAAGAAATCCAGAGGGTGCTTTCTGGAGCAAGAGGTTGCTCCTCTGTAGTGGTAGGAACCTACAACGGCCATCAGTATCCAGGGCAGATTGCCTTGGCCAATGCACTGGCAAAGGACCATCCGGTCCTCACTGTTGCCCTTCGCAATCCCTATGATCTTGCCGAGCTGGATGTACGTATCAGGAGCATTGCTGCGTATGCGTATAATCGGGATACGATACTTGCGCTGGCTCGGTTGCTAAAAAAGGAGATCTCGGCAACGGGGATTCTGCCAGTACAGTTAGTTAGGACCTAA